The genomic window CGGCGGCGACGCTGCTGGCACGCGGCAACGGTTACACCGAGCCTGACCCCAGGGATGATCTTTCCGGTATGGATGTGGCGCGCAAGCTGCTGATTTTGGCACGCGAGGCAGGGTATGCCCTGGAGTTGACGGATATCGACGTCGAGCCGGTGCTGCCGGCGAGTTTTTACGCCGGCGGCGACGTGGACGCTTTTCTTGCCCGACTGCCGACCTTGGACGCTGAGTTTGCCGCCAGAGTGGCGAAGGCCCGCGCGGTAGGGCAGGTGCTGCGCTATGTGGGCAGCATTGACGAAGGGCGCTGTAAAGTCAATATCGAGGCGGTGGGCAGCAACGATCCGCTGTTTAAAGTGAAAGACGGGGAAAACGCTCTGGCGTTCTCAACCCGCTATTATCAACCGTTACCACTGGTGCTGCGCGGCTATGGCGCTGGCAATGATGTCACCGCCGCCGGCGTATTCGCCGATCTATTACGCACGCTGTCATGGAAGTTGGGAGTTTAACATGGTTAAAGTGTATGCGCCGGCCTCAATCGGCAACGTCAGCGTGGGATTCGACGTGCTGGGCGCGGCGGTGTCGCCTGTGGACGGGACGCTACTGGGGGATTGCGTCAGCGTATCCCGCGCCGACAGCTTTAGCCTGCAAAGCGCCGGGCGCTTTGTCGACAAACTACCGGCAGAGCCGGAGCAGAATATCGTTTATCAATGCTGGCAGCGTTTTTGCGAGGCGGTGGGGGAAACGGTGCCGGTCGCCATGCTACTGGAAAAAAATATGCCCATTGGCTCCGGTCTGGGCTCCAGCGCCTGTTCGGTGGTGGTGGCGCTGGTAGCGATGAATGCCCATTGCGGCCGCCCGCTAAACGATGATCAGATGCTGATGCTGATGGGGGAAATGGAGGGGCGCATTTCCGGCGGGGTGCATTTCGATAATGTCGCACCCTGTTTTCTCGGCGGCATGCAGTTGATGCTTGAGGAAAACGGCATCATCAGCCAGACGGTGCCGGGGTTTGACGACTGGCTGTGGGTGATGGCCTATCCGGGCATCAAAGTGAGCACCGCCGAGGCGCGGGCGATTCTGCCGGCACAATATCGTCGCCAGGACTGCATCAGCCATGGCCGTTATCTGGCGTGCTTTGTGCACGCCTGCCATACCCGTCAGCCGGCGCTTGCGGCTAAACTGATGAAAGATGTTATCGCCGAGCCCTATCGCACCCGACTGCTGCCGGGCTTCGCCGATGCGCGCCAGGCGGTGGGCGATATCGGCGCGCTGGCCTGTGGTATCTCGGGTTCGGGACCAACGCTATTCGCTATCTGCGATCGCCAGGACACCGCGTCGCGCGTCGCCGACTGGCTGACGCAGCACTACCTGCAAAACGACGAAGGTTTTGTTCATATTTGCCGCCTGGATACCTCCGGTGCCCGTTTGATGATGGATTAAATGATGAAACTCTACAATATCAAGGAACACAACGAGCAGGTCAGCTTCGCCCAGGCGATCAAGCAGGGCCTCGGCCGTCAGCAGGGGCTGTTTTTTCCCATGGCGCTGCCCGAATTCGCCCTGACCGAGATAGACGAGTTGCTGGAAATGGATTTCGTCGCACGCAGCGCGCGCATCCTGTCGGCCTATATCGGTGATGAGCTGCCGCCGGAGCGCGTTCTGGCGCGGGTGGCGGCGGCGTTTGAGTTCCCGGCGCCGGTGGTACCGGTCTCCAAGGATATCGCCGCGCTGGAGCTGTTTCATGGCCCGACCCTGGCATTCAAGGATTTTGGCGGCCGTTTTATGGCGCAGATGCTCACCGAGGTTGGCAAAGGGCAGCAGGTCACCATCCTGACCGCGACCTCCGGTGATACCGGCGCTGCGGTGGTGCATGCGTTTTACGGCCTGGAGAATGTGCGGGTCGTGATCCTTTACCCCGAGGGCAAAATCAGTCCGCTGCAGGAAAAACTCTTTTGTACGCTGGGCGGCAATATTCACACTGTGGCGGTCGAGGGCGATTTCGACGCCTGCCAGGCGCTGGTGAAACAGGCGTTCGATGATGAAGAATTGAAACAGACGCTAGGGCTGAACTCCGCCAACTCTATCAATATCAGTCGTCTGCTGGCGCAGATTTGCTATTACTTTGAAGCGGTGGCGCAACTGCCGCAGAAAGCGCGTAATCAACTGGTGGTGTCGGTACCGAGCGGCAACTTCGGCGATCTCACCGCCGGTCTGCTGGCCAAAACCCTGGGGCTGCCGGTGAAGCGTTTTATCGCCGCCACCAACGCCAACGATACCGTACCGCGGTTTTTACGCGACGGTAAATGGCTGCCTAATCCGACCGTGGCCACGCTGTCAAACGCGATGGACGTCAGCCAGCCCAATAATTGGCCGCGGGTGAAAGAATTGTTCCGGCGCAAAAACTGGCAACTGACCACGCTCGATTACGGCTGCGTCGACGATAACACCACCGCCGAGACGATGCGCGAGCTGGCGGGATTGGGCTATATTTCCGAGCCGCATGCCGCCATCGCCTACCGCCTGTTGCGCGACAGTTTACAGCCTGGGGAGTACGGATTATTCCTCGGCACCGCCCATCCGGCCAAGTTCAAGGAATCGGTGGACACGATCCTCGGCCAAAGTCTGCCGTTGCCGCCAGCGCTGGCGGTGCGCGCGACGTTGCCGTTGTTGTCGGAGCGCATGCCGGCGTCTTTCAGCGCCCTGCGCACGCTGATGTTGGGGCTGGCGCCCTAATGGCCCGTCGTCGCCGCGGGCGTTATGTTCGCGCTGCGCCGTCGCTCTCGTCGAAGCGTTCGCCGGAGTCCTTAAGCGCCCGGCGCCCGCTCACTGGTGGGGCTGGCGTCCTAGCGACATGTCGCCACGGGTTTCATCTGCACGCGGCGCAGTCGCTTTGGTCGGTGCATCCGCTGGCGCCAGGCTGCGTCCCTGGCCGGCGGATGGCATGTCGGCTGACGCTAGTGTCGGTCAGCGTCGCGGCCGCGCATGAGCGCGCCACCGGCGGTCTTTGGCTGCGGCGTTAACCGTCCTGCTGCAGTCGTTTGAATACCCATTCATTGTCGCTGGAGGCCGCGGCGTCGAATCGATAACCGCCCGCATCAAAGGCCTTCAGCTGCTCTGGCTGTGTCAACGCTTCGGTGATGATGCAGCGGCTCATCATGCCGCGGGCTTTTTTGGCGTTAAAACTGATCACCTTGTACTGGCCGTTTTTTTCATCCAGAAACACTGGTTTGATGACCCGCCCGTTAATCCGCGCCGGCTGCACCGCGCGGAAATACTCGTCCGAAGCCAGATTAATCACTAAGGTATCGCCCTGTTCCGCCAGCGCCTGGTTGAGTTTGTCGGTGAGCATAGTGCCCCAATAGTGATACAAAGAGGCCCCGGCCGGATTAGCCAGGCGGATCCCCATCTCCAGCCTGTAAGGCTGCATCAGATCCAGCGGACGCAGTACGCCGTATAGCCCAGACAACATCCGCAGGTGACGTTGGGCAAAATCGAATTGCGCTTCGCTGAAGGTCTCCGCCGCCAGCCCGGTATAAACATCCCCCTTGAAGGCTAATATCGCCTGTCGCGCATTGTCGGGAGTGAACGGCGTCTGCCAGGCCTGAAAGCGCGCGGCGTTCAGATCAGCCAATTTATCGCTAATCCCCATCAGGGTGCTGATACGCGCCGGCGTCAGCTTCCGGCACAGATCGATAAGCGCCGCCGACTGAGGCAGTAATTCGGGCTGCGTGTAGCGCCGGGTTGCCAGAGGACTCTGAAAATCCAGCGTTTTCGCCGGAGAAATAACAATCAGCATTGCAAATTCCTGTTGTCGCGAAAAAAGACGGGCGCCGGTTATGTCGCGGCGGCGCGTTAACGGTCAAGGGGTTTGGGCGCTGCCGTGCTGCTGCTTTCCTGGTGTGACGCGGTCGGCCGTCCCCACAGATCCGGCGCCAACTGCGGTGCGATAGCCGGGAAGTTTACCGCATAAAATGTCGGTAGTTTCCCGATGGCGCGCTGGCTATTGTAATCATTGGCCAGCATCAACACGACCGGCGACAGCAATAAAAGGGCGATCAAGTTGGTTATCGTCATCAGGCCCATCGCCAGGTCCGCCAGTCTCCAGACCACCGAGACTTCCGCTACGCAGCCAAACAGTATCATGGTCAGCGTCAGCAGACGCAGCAGCCATTTCAGCTTCATTGGCTGCAGCACGAAAAAACGCAGGCTGCTTTCCGCATAGGCGTAATTGCCAATGATGGCGGCGAAGGAGAACACAAACACCAACGCCATGAGTAGCGGCATGCTCCAGTGACCGGTCACCGTGGCCAGCGCTTGATTAATCAGCGCGATGCCGTGGAGATCGGCATGAGCATGCTCCAGCGTGCCGGAGGTGAGGATGATTGCGGCCGTGGCGCTGCAGATAACCAGGGTATCGATGAACACCGCCAACATCTGAATATAGCCTTGCGAGGCAGGGTGCGGCGGCCAGGGCGCGGCGGCGGCGGCGATATTCGGCGCCGAGCCAGTGCCCGCCTCGTTTGAGAACAAACCGCGCTGTACCCCTTGGAAAATCGCCTGCGCCAGGCCATAGCCGACCAGCCCCGAGGCGGCTTCCGGCAGGCCAAAGGCGCTGTTGAACACCAGGGCGGCGACCGTCGCGAGCTGGCGCCAGTGATGCACGACCACCCAACCTGCCAGTAGTAAGTATATAATACCTATTATAGGCACCAGCCATTGGGTCAGGCGGGCGATGGCGCGAAGACCGCCGAAAATGGCCGCGGCACTCAGGATAAGCAGAGCCAGGGTTATCGGCCAGCGGCCCATGCCGGACAGCTGCTGCGCGGACAGCGTAATCGCGTTGGCCTGAACGGCGCTGAAAAAACCGCCATAGCCCGCCAACAGAAAGAGGGTGAATAACGTGCCCATCCAGCGCAAACCGAGTCCGTTGGCCATATACCAAGCCGGCCCGCCGCAGGCGTTGCCGCGGTCATCACGTATTTTGTACAGCTGCGCCAGGGTGCTTTCCGCAAAGGCGGTCGCCATGCCAATCAACGCCGCCAGCCACATCCAGAAAATGGCGCCCGGTCCGCCCAGGATCAGCGCGATGGCGACGCCCATCAGGTTACCGCAGCCGATACGGGCGGCAAGGGAGGTGCATAAGGCCTGAAACGGTGAAATACCGCCGCCGCCGCGCGTCCCTGAGTCTTTGAGAATCGTGAAGGTATGGCAGAAATGGCGTATCTGGATAAAGCCGGTGCGTAGCGTAAACCAGATGCTGGTTCCCAACAGCAGATAAATTAAGAGTGAATCCCGTAACAGGTTATTGATAAAATTCAATAGCTCAGCCATCGTTCCTTTTCTCCTGCTCCAGCATCCTGGCTGGGTGTTGTAGGGCCCAGCGCCCATTTTACCTATTTTACGAATGATTTCATCGATAGGTGCGACAGGTAAAAGTCCGCGTCCGGCCGATTTCCGCCGCTGCAGCCCGTGCTATCATTTCGGCGCTGTATGTCCGATTCCTCAGAGCACGCGACAACATGAGAATATGATTATGACAGACAAACTCAGTTCCCTGCGTAAAATGACCACCGTCGTGGCCGATACCAGCGATATTACCGCCATCAAGCGCTACCAGCCCCAGGACGCGACCACGAATCCGTCGCTGATTCTCAACGCCGCCCAAATCCCGGAATATCGTGGCTATATCGACGACGCTATTGCCTGGGCGCGCGGACAGAGTAACGATCGGACGGCACAGGTGACCTACGCCGCCGACAGGCTGGCGGTCAATATCGGCATGGAAATTCTGAAACTGGTGCCCGGCCGTGTTTCGACCGAAGTGGACGCCCGCCTTTCTTACGATACCTAGGCCAGCGTTGCCAAGGCCAAGAGTCTTGTCAAACTCTACAACGTCGCCGGTATTGGCAGCGAACGTATTTTGATCAAGCTGCCCTCTACCTGGCAGGGTATCCGTGCCGCCGAACAGCTGGAAAAAGCAGGGATCAATTGTAATCTGACGCTGCTGTTTTCTTTTGCCCAGGGACCAGGCGCGAGCATGCGCCGAGGCGGGCGTGTATCTGATTTCTCCCTTCGTCGGGCGTATTCTCGACTGGCATAAGGCCAACGGCGAACGCCAGACTTTTGCCCGGAGGAGGATCCCGGCGTGGTATCGGTTACCGCCATCTATCGCTATTATAAAGAGCATGGGTATGACACCGTCGTTATGGGCGCAAGCTTTCGCAACAGCGGCGAAATTATGGCGTTGGCCGGCTGCGACCGGCTCACTATCGCGCCGGCGTTGCTAAAAGAGCTGGAGGAAAGTGAGGGAGAGCTTGAGCGTAAACTTTCCTATACAGGGCCGGTGAAGGCGCGGCCGGAGACGTTAACCGAAGCGGCCTTTCTCTGGCAGCATCATCAGGATCCCATGGCGGTGAATAAACTGGCGCAGGGTATCCGTAATTTCGCCGTTGACCAGGAAAAACTGGAGAAAATGCTGGGCGAACTGCTGTAACGCAGACCGCCGGCTGTTCCGTCGGCGGAGCGAAAGAAAACGTTTACGGCCCGGTGGGGCCGTTTTTTATGGCGCCGGCGCCCGCGATCGTGGTTAAGGAGAACATTTTTATGCAAACTTGTCGCATCGGGCTGGTATCCATTTCAGACCGCGCCGCCCGCGGTGTCTATGTCGATCAGGGGGTGCCGGCGCTCGAAGCGTGGCTAAACCGCGCCCTTATTAGCCCGTTCAGCCTTGAGACCCGGCTGGTGCCGGACGAGCAACCTCTGAACGCTGCGCGAATTGGTGGATGAGAGCGGTTGCCATCTGGTCCTGACCACCGGCGACACCGGGCCAGCGCGGCGCGATGCCACGCTGGCGGTGGCCGATCGCGAAATGCCGGGGTTTGGCGAGCAAATGCGGCAAATCAGTCTGCACGTTGTTCCTACAGCTATTCTATCGCGTCAGACCGCCGTTATCCGTAAACAGTCCCTGATCCTTAATTTGCCGGGCCAGCCAAAATCGATCCAGGAGACGCTGGAAGGGTAAAAAATACGTACGGCGATGTTGAGGTTCAGGGCATTTTCGCCAGCGTGCCCTATTGTATCCAACTGCTAGATGGCCCTTATTTGGAAACCGAGCCTTCGGTGGTTGTGGCGTTTCGACCGAAAAGCGCGCGCAGGGCAGTGGACGAGTGAGCGCCGCGGCGATAATGGGCACCTTGCGCCGCGTTCATGATTTAATGCCTGAACGGTAGACATTTTTACCGAGCCAGTAAGTGTAAGTTTACAAGGCGTGATATATTGTTGCCATTTCTCTTGTCAAGCGCAGATGATTATGCAGGACGAACGTCACCGCCGGTTGAACCGGCAGGATTATAAGACGCTTACGCTGTCGGCACTGGGTAGGGCGTTGGAGTTTTACGACTTTATTATCTTTGTGTTTTTCGCCGGGGTGATGGGGCAGCTGTTTTTCCCTGCTGACATGCCGGAGGGCTGCGCCAGATGCAAACCTTCGGTATTTTTGCCGCAGGCTATCTGGCGCGGCCGCTGGGGGGATCGTAATGGCGCACTTCGGCGATAGGGTGGGGCGCAAGAAAATGTTTACCCTGTCTATCCTGTTGATGGCGCTACCGACGCTGCTGATTGGTCTGTTGCCGACCTATGCCGCGCTGGGTATCGCGGCGCCTGGGTCTTTGTCGCCGAACACGTACCCGCCCGGCGCATTCCTTTCTTCATCGGCGGGATTTTTGGCCTGTTTGCCATGTATTTACGCCGCTGGCTGCGCGAAACGCCCATCTTTATCGAACTGCAGGCGCGCAAAGCGCTGGCTCGCGAGCTGCCGCTCAAATCCGTGGTCGTCAATCACAAGAAAGCGGTAGCGGTATCGATGCTGCTTACCTGGCTGCTTTCCGCCGGCATCGTGGTGGTTATCCTGATGGCGCCGCTGTGGCTGTAACAACAGCGGGGCGTCAGTGCCACCATGGCTCTGCAGGTCAATTGCGTGGCGATAGACAGGTTCGGGGCGCGAAAAACCTTTGTCGCCAGCTGCGCCCTATTGGCCGTCGGCAGTTGGATCTTTTACCACGGCGACGTCACCCATCCGGCGCAACTGTTCCTGACCTAAGGTCAGCCGGTTTCTTCGTCGGCATCATAGGCGGGGTGCCTTTTATCATGGTCCACGCGTTTCCGGCGCCGGTGCGGTTCAGCGGTATTTCCTTTTCCTACAATATTTCCTACGCCCTTTTCGGCGGGCTAACGCCCATGGTGGTGACCTTGTTGATGAAAGTGACGCCAATGGCGCCGTCCTGG from Sodalis glossinidius str. 'morsitans' includes these protein-coding regions:
- the yaaA gene encoding peroxide stress protein YaaA; translation: MLIVISPAKTLDFQSPLATRRYTQPELLPQSAALIDLCRKLTPARISTLMGISDKLADLNAARFQAWQTPFTPDNARQAILAFKGDVYTGLAAETFSEAQFDFAQRHLRMLSGLYGVLRPLDLMQPYRLEMGIRLANPAGASLYHYWGTMLTDKLNQALAEQGDTLVINLASDEYFRAVQPARINGRVIKPVFLDEKNGQYKVISFNAKKARGMMSRCIITEALTQPEQLKAFDAGGYRFDAAASSDNEWVFKRLQQDG
- the thrC gene encoding threonine synthase: MKLYNIKEHNEQVSFAQAIKQGLGRQQGLFFPMALPEFALTEIDELLEMDFVARSARILSAYIGDELPPERVLARVAAAFEFPAPVVPVSKDIAALELFHGPTLAFKDFGGRFMAQMLTEVGKGQQVTILTATSGDTGAAVVHAFYGLENVRVVILYPEGKISPLQEKLFCTLGGNIHTVAVEGDFDACQALVKQAFDDEELKQTLGLNSANSINISRLLAQICYYFEAVAQLPQKARNQLVVSVPSGNFGDLTAGLLAKTLGLPVKRFIAATNANDTVPRFLRDGKWLPNPTVATLSNAMDVSQPNNWPRVKELFRRKNWQLTTLDYGCVDDNTTAETMRELAGLGYISEPHAAIAYRLLRDSLQPGEYGLFLGTAHPAKFKESVDTILGQSLPLPPALAVRATLPLLSERMPASFSALRTLMLGLAP
- a CDS encoding alanine/glycine:cation symporter family protein, coding for MAELLNFINNLLRDSLLIYLLLGTSIWFTLRTGFIQIRHFCHTFTILKDSGTRGGGGISPFQALCTSLAARIGCGNLMGVAIALILGGPGAIFWMWLAALIGMATAFAESTLAQLYKIRDDRGNACGGPAWYMANGLGLRWMGTLFTLFLLAGYGGFFSAVQANAITLSAQQLSGMGRWPITLALLILSAAAIFGGLRAIARLTQWLVPIIGIIYLLLAGWVVVHHWRQLATVAALVFNSAFGLPEAASGLVGYGLAQAIFQGVQRGLFSNEAGTGSAPNIAAAAAPWPPHPASQGYIQMLAVFIDTLVICSATAAIILTSGTLEHAHADLHGIALINQALATVTGHWSMPLLMALVFVFSFAAIIGNYAYAESSLRFFVLQPMKLKWLLRLLTLTMILFGCVAEVSVVWRLADLAMGLMTITNLIALLLLSPVVLMLANDYNSQRAIGKLPTFYAVNFPAIAPQLAPDLWGRPTASHQESSSTAAPKPLDR
- the thrB gene encoding homoserine kinase, which gives rise to MVKVYAPASIGNVSVGFDVLGAAVSPVDGTLLGDCVSVSRADSFSLQSAGRFVDKLPAEPEQNIVYQCWQRFCEAVGETVPVAMLLEKNMPIGSGLGSSACSVVVALVAMNAHCGRPLNDDQMLMLMGEMEGRISGGVHFDNVAPCFLGGMQLMLEENGIISQTVPGFDDWLWVMAYPGIKVSTAEARAILPAQYRRQDCISHGRYLACFVHACHTRQPALAAKLMKDVIAEPYRTRLLPGFADARQAVGDIGALACGISGSGPTLFAICDRQDTASRVADWLTQHYLQNDEGFVHICRLDTSGARLMMD